Sequence from the Fulvivirga ligni genome:
CCGTCTTGATGCTCAAAGTAATTATCACTGCTCACATCCTTATTCTGAACCGTGTGGCGAGCCGTGTTCATATGTTTGAATGTAAGCTTCAGCCCTGTCCACAAGGTAGAAATAGAATTTCCGATATTTTTGAAGTAGGCCGTCATAAAAACTACTTATAGGTTAGTTGATTTTTCAAACATCATTTACCTACAAATATTGAGTACGATTTTAAAGAAATGCAAGGATAAGTGAAAATTCCTTAAAATAAAGGTTCTTTTTTTACTGTGAATGTAAAAGTTGTTCCTTCGTTTTCCTTACTCTCTACCAATAATTCGCCCCCCATACGCTCTATAAACTCTTTACAAAGCTTTAAGCCCAATCCAGTACCTTCTTCATTTTCAGTACCTCGGGTAGTATGAAGACCTGATTTATCGAAGAGATGTGTTACTTGCTCTTCACTCATGCCTATTCCGTTATCTGTAACTCTTACGTACAACCAGTCATTTGATTTATCTTCGGCAGTAATTTCAACAAAGCCTGAAGCCTCAGTAAATTTGATGGCGTTAGATATAAGATTTCTGATGACCAGGTCCAGCATATTTCTATCTGTTCTTACCTGCTCTTCTTCATCTATCTTATTAAAGAATTGAATGTGTTTATCGTTGGTCTCACGGAAGAAGGTAATATTCTCTTCCACCAGCTCTTTTAGATCCAGAGTTTCATTTTGAATGGTGAGTTCATCCATTTGAACCATAGCCCAGTCTAGTAGATTACCCAGAAGCTTCTTGGCGTTTTCTAATCTGGCCTTGAGGACCTTGGTATGTTCTCTTAACTCCTCTTGAGTAATATGTCCACTGTCAATAATGGTTAGAATTCCTACCAGAGCATTGATAGGAGACCTTAAATCATGTGATAAAATGGAAAAGAACTTATCTTTCATAGCGAGCAGACTAGCCATCTCCCGGCTTTGCTCTTCCATTTCTTCCTGATGTTTGATCAAGAGCATGTTAATTTTCTTTCTCCTTACACCACTTCTGTATAGGGTGATGAGCAGCACTGCAGTAAAAGCTAAAATCACCACCAGAATATTTCTGAAGAATTCTTCGTTCTTCAACTGGTTATTACGCTGTTCCTCCTTCTGGTTCAAATAGGCGATCTCGATGTCTTTATTAGCCGTTTCATATTTGATTTGAATCTGAGCAAACTGTTCAGATTTCTTTTCTCCAAACAGGCTGTCTTGCAAGGCCTTATACTTTTTATAGTAATCTAATGAGGTTTCAAACATCTTACGATGCTCATAATAATTGGAAAGCTCCAGATAACATTTAATCATCAGCTCTCGGCTATCCAGCGATTCTGCCATTTCCAATGAATGATTCAAGCTCTTAATGGCCTTCTCGTAGTTTGGCACCTTTACGTAAACAATACCTTTACCAAGCTCCGCTTCAGCGATTCCAATTCGCCCCTCCACTTTTTCATACAATACCTGTGCACTATCATGATACTGCAAGGCCATCTGAAACTTTTCAGATTTCTCATAGGCCTGAGCCAGTTTATGCATGATCTGAGGCTCCAGAACGGTGATAGAAAGTTCTCGACAAACCAGAAGTGCCTCATTCAACTTCTCCAATGCTTTCTCATATTGCCCCTCTAAGATTAGAATTTCGCCGATATCATGGTATGAGTAAGCAGTACCCTCCTTATCCCCTATTCTACGACTCATCTTAAGTGAATTTTCTATGTATTCCATGGCCTTTTCCAGCTGCCCCATAGATTTCAGGACCCGCCCAATATTATAGGTGGAAATAGCCACAGCCAAAGTATCTCCTGATTTCTCTGCCTCTTTTAAACTGGTCTGATAGTATTCGAAGGCATCATTAAAAAGATCAAGATCATAATAATCTTCGCCTATATTGTTCAGCGCACTTACGATCCAGGTAAGGTCTTTCATTTTACGAGCCAGTCGTAAATTCTCTAGATCGTATTTGAGGGCTTGTCTATAGTTACTCTGAATGTTATAAAAAACAGCCAACTTCTCTGAAGTAATAGCTTGGTAAACATCATTTTCCATGTTTACGGCTAAATCATATGCTTTTTGTGTAAGGAAAATGCTGGTATCTACATTATTGAAGCCATACTCATCGATTAAATGCAATAATCGTTTCATCCTGGCCGAATCAGAAAGCAATGGATCTTCCAGTCCAGAAAGCTGAGTCTCCAGGTTGAGCACCGTATTAGATTGGCCCAGCAGTGGGGTGAAAGAGGTGATTAGTATAAGTAAGATGTAAAGCCTTCTATTCAAATAAATAGCATTAAATCATAAACATACGCCAAACAGCACACAGTAATAATACCACTAATGCCATGGGCGTTAAATATTTCCAACCTATAGTCATAAGTTGATCTATTCTCACTCTAGGATAGGTCCACCTAACCCAGATTTGTATTAATACCATAACTAATGACTTGGTAATCAACCAAAAAGCACTCCAGGCATGTCCGGCTATTGTGCCTACTTCTCCAGTGGTCCAATCTGCTAGTCTTACTCCTCCAATATTTGGCAGTGGTGAATTCCAGCTTCCTAAGAATAAAATTACTGCTAAAAAGCTCACTAATAGCATCATACCATACTCGGCTAACATAATTACCGACCATCTAAATCCTGAGTACTCAGTTTGAAAACCTGCCACCAATTCAGATTCTGCCTCCGGCAAATCAAAAGGAGCTCTATTACTTTCTGCTAAAGAAGTAATGAAGAAAATTATCCAGGTCACAAACAAAACCGGTACTCTGAAGATATTCCAGCTTAAGATGCCTCCTATCTCGTTAATATTTATTCCCAAAGCTTTTATCCCAAACAGATAATTAGGCTCCGCACTGTCTGCCAATACACCTTGCTGCATGGAAATCTCCTGCAGATCTAAAGTTTGGGAGATCATTACCACGGATAAAACACTTATAGTTAATGGCACTTCGTAAGAGATAATCTGAGCCGCAGACCTCATGGCTCCGAACAAAGAGTATTTATTATTAGACGCCCAGCCAGCCATAATTATTCCGATCACGTCTAGTGAAACTATTGCCAACAGGAAAAACAGGCCTGTTTCTATACCAGCACCCTCCCAGCCTGATGTTACAGGCACCACGGCAAAACCAGCAAACACAAACGTAAAAATAATTACAGGAGCGATTAGAAAAAGCTTCCTATCGGCTTTGGTGGGTACAATATCTTCTTTTTGCAGCAGCTTGAGTAAGTCAGCAATGGTCTGTAGAATTCCGTAATATCCTACTTCCATTGGGCCAAAACGATCCTGAATAAAAGCAGAAACCTTTCTCTCGGCATAAATAGCTAAAACAGCAAATAGTAATAGAAAAGGAAGGAAAAAAAGGATGGTTGACATGTACAATTACTTAGCTGACGCGCAAATTAAAAAAATTACTGCTAATACTACAATCTAATGCTTTGAATATATTACCAAGCAAATAATTATCAAACAGCTTTAGGAGATTTTTTTGGTATCAATCCCACAAAGCATACTTTTCCAGGTGTACTCGCTGATTAAAGAAAAGCTTGGTGGAAGCCTCAAATGACTCTGTATAATCTGATACTAAAAATCGATCATCAGGTTCTGTTTCCTGATCATTCAGTATATCAAACTCTATTAACCGATCTTTTAGATATAATGCTGTAATTTCCGAAGAGTCCAACACCTGCACTTTACCTTGATAATATTTTTCTATCTGGTTCTTCACCAACGGATAATGGGTGCACCCCAGGATAAGTCCTTCAATATTCTGTAGCAATTCATCACTGAGATATTGATCTATTATTTCACTACTGATTTTATTATTAAAAAAGCCTTCTTCAATCATTGGCACCAGTAAAGGCGTAGCTAATGAGGCTAGTTCTATCCCTTGGACAAGCTCTTCGATTTTACGGGCATAAATATTTGATTGCACCGTACGCTTGGTTCCTATAAGACCAATTTTAGTTTCTGAAAACTTCTCCTTCACAAAACTGACCATAGGATCAATCACATTCACCACCTTGGCTCTACTGCCTACATATTCTTTTAGCAGCTCATAAGCAGCAGAACTAGCCGAATTACAGGCAATCACAATAATTTTACACCCTCTGCCCAATAATACATCCGCTATTTTAATAGAATAGGCCTGTACTGCAGCCTCTGATTTATCTCCGTAAGGTAGGTGAGCCGTATCTCCAAAATATATGAGAGACTCATTCCGCAATATCTTGCGGATAGCATGAGCTACGGTTAAGCCACCTATGCCACTATCAAATATTCCTATGGGTGCCTGCTTATTTTTCATGGTATCAGATTATGATCTGCAAAGCTATCATAAAGAGTTAGAGCTAAGTATTTTACAGGTAAAAAATAAAAGGTTGCGATGCATCCTTTACTAACCTTCTCTATTTAGCTAAATAATTTTGTATTATTGCACCTAACAATAACTAATCAAGATAATACTAACCATGGGTAATAATATACTTAAAGGTAAAAGAGGAATTATTTTTGGAGCCTTAGATGAGAATTCAATTGCTTGGAAAACAGCACTTAAGGCGAAAGAAGAAGGTGCACAGTTTGTACTTACAAATGCTCCTATTGCACTAAGAATGGGAGTAATCAATAAGCTGGCTGAGGAATGTGAAGCTGAGGTAATTCCGGCAGATGCTACTTCAATAGAAGATTTGACAAACCTTTTTGAAAAGTCTCAAGAGATTCTTGGTGGTAAACTGGATTTCGTTCTTCACTCAATAGGCATGAGCCCTAACGTAAGAAAAGGAAAAGAGTACGGTGATTTGAATTATGACTGGTTCTTAAAGACCTTAGACATATCAGGTATTTCATTCCATAAAGTATTACAAACGGCTGAGAAAACTGAAGCCATGAATGAGTGGGGTTCTATCCTGGCGTTATCATACATCGCTTCTCAAAGAACTTTCCCTGATTATTCAGATATGGCTCAAGCCAAAGCAGTTCTTGAATCAATAGCTAGAAGCTATGGTTATAGATTTGCTAAAAATGGAAATGTAAGAGTAAATACCATTTCTCAATCTCCTACTATGACTACTGCAGGTAGTGGTGTTACAGGATTTGACGTTTTCTTTGACTATGCCAATAAAATGTCTCCTCTTGGAAATGCTAGTGCGGAAGATTGTGCTAACTACATTCTTATGATGTTCTCTGACTATACCAGAATGGTAACTATGCAGAACTTAATGCATGACGGTGGTTTCTCTAACTCTGGAATCACAGAAGAAATAGTTGCTACTCTAAGCAAATAACATATTAAAACTGGCAGGCTTTAGGTCTGCCAGCTTTACTCAAATCCTCCTCCCTACATTATGGTTGTTTTTCCTAATGCCAAAATAAACCTTGGTCTTAATATCATTTCAAAACGACCAGATGGGTACCACAACATTTCATCTGTTTTTTACCCGCTCCCTTTCAATGATATTCTTGAGATTATTCCTGCTGATCAATTCCACTTTGAAAGCTCAGGTTTGGAGATACCAGGAAAAGAGGAAGTCAACCTTATAATCAAAGCCTATAAGCTTTTAAAAGAAGACTTCAATCTGCCCGCTGTAAGTATTCACCTTCATAAAATTATTCCCATGGGTGCGGGGTTAGGCGGTGGATCAGCCGATTGCGCTTTTACTATCACCTGCCTTAACACCTTATTTGAGCTGAAGCTTACTGCTGAAAAAATGGAGGAGTATGCCAGCCGTTTAGGCAGTGACTGTCCGTTCTTTATTAAGAATCAACCGATACTAGCAGAAGGAACAGGGAATATTTTCACTGAAGTAGAGTTATCTCTAAAGGGGAAATATTTAGTACTTGTCTACCCACAGTTACATGTGAGTACAGCACAAGCCTACAGCGGTGTTACTCCGCATCAACCGCAACAATCAGTAAAGGAGATAGTAGAAAATTCAGCCGTATCTCAATGGAAGGATAACCTTGTTAATGACTTTGAAATATCGGTTTTCACGCAGTTTCCTCAGATACAATCTGTAAAAGAAGAGCTATATGCTCATGGAGCACAATATGCCAGCATGACTGGTTCTGGAGCTAGTGTTTTTGGTATATTCGACCAAAAGCCATCTCATCAATTTGCAAATGT
This genomic interval carries:
- a CDS encoding tetratricopeptide repeat-containing sensor histidine kinase, whose amino-acid sequence is MNRRLYILLILITSFTPLLGQSNTVLNLETQLSGLEDPLLSDSARMKRLLHLIDEYGFNNVDTSIFLTQKAYDLAVNMENDVYQAITSEKLAVFYNIQSNYRQALKYDLENLRLARKMKDLTWIVSALNNIGEDYYDLDLFNDAFEYYQTSLKEAEKSGDTLAVAISTYNIGRVLKSMGQLEKAMEYIENSLKMSRRIGDKEGTAYSYHDIGEILILEGQYEKALEKLNEALLVCRELSITVLEPQIMHKLAQAYEKSEKFQMALQYHDSAQVLYEKVEGRIGIAEAELGKGIVYVKVPNYEKAIKSLNHSLEMAESLDSRELMIKCYLELSNYYEHRKMFETSLDYYKKYKALQDSLFGEKKSEQFAQIQIKYETANKDIEIAYLNQKEEQRNNQLKNEEFFRNILVVILAFTAVLLITLYRSGVRRKKINMLLIKHQEEMEEQSREMASLLAMKDKFFSILSHDLRSPINALVGILTIIDSGHITQEELREHTKVLKARLENAKKLLGNLLDWAMVQMDELTIQNETLDLKELVEENITFFRETNDKHIQFFNKIDEEEQVRTDRNMLDLVIRNLISNAIKFTEASGFVEITAEDKSNDWLYVRVTDNGIGMSEEQVTHLFDKSGLHTTRGTENEEGTGLGLKLCKEFIERMGGELLVESKENEGTTFTFTVKKEPLF
- a CDS encoding complex I subunit 1/NuoH family protein, which gives rise to MSTILFFLPFLLLFAVLAIYAERKVSAFIQDRFGPMEVGYYGILQTIADLLKLLQKEDIVPTKADRKLFLIAPVIIFTFVFAGFAVVPVTSGWEGAGIETGLFFLLAIVSLDVIGIIMAGWASNNKYSLFGAMRSAAQIISYEVPLTISVLSVVMISQTLDLQEISMQQGVLADSAEPNYLFGIKALGININEIGGILSWNIFRVPVLFVTWIIFFITSLAESNRAPFDLPEAESELVAGFQTEYSGFRWSVIMLAEYGMMLLVSFLAVILFLGSWNSPLPNIGGVRLADWTTGEVGTIAGHAWSAFWLITKSLVMVLIQIWVRWTYPRVRIDQLMTIGWKYLTPMALVVLLLCAVWRMFMI
- the murI gene encoding glutamate racemase, with protein sequence MKNKQAPIGIFDSGIGGLTVAHAIRKILRNESLIYFGDTAHLPYGDKSEAAVQAYSIKIADVLLGRGCKIIVIACNSASSAAYELLKEYVGSRAKVVNVIDPMVSFVKEKFSETKIGLIGTKRTVQSNIYARKIEELVQGIELASLATPLLVPMIEEGFFNNKISSEIIDQYLSDELLQNIEGLILGCTHYPLVKNQIEKYYQGKVQVLDSSEITALYLKDRLIEFDILNDQETEPDDRFLVSDYTESFEASTKLFFNQRVHLEKYALWD
- a CDS encoding enoyl-ACP reductase FabI; translated protein: MGNNILKGKRGIIFGALDENSIAWKTALKAKEEGAQFVLTNAPIALRMGVINKLAEECEAEVIPADATSIEDLTNLFEKSQEILGGKLDFVLHSIGMSPNVRKGKEYGDLNYDWFLKTLDISGISFHKVLQTAEKTEAMNEWGSILALSYIASQRTFPDYSDMAQAKAVLESIARSYGYRFAKNGNVRVNTISQSPTMTTAGSGVTGFDVFFDYANKMSPLGNASAEDCANYILMMFSDYTRMVTMQNLMHDGGFSNSGITEEIVATLSK
- the ispE gene encoding 4-(cytidine 5'-diphospho)-2-C-methyl-D-erythritol kinase, with amino-acid sequence MVVFPNAKINLGLNIISKRPDGYHNISSVFYPLPFNDILEIIPADQFHFESSGLEIPGKEEVNLIIKAYKLLKEDFNLPAVSIHLHKIIPMGAGLGGGSADCAFTITCLNTLFELKLTAEKMEEYASRLGSDCPFFIKNQPILAEGTGNIFTEVELSLKGKYLVLVYPQLHVSTAQAYSGVTPHQPQQSVKEIVENSAVSQWKDNLVNDFEISVFTQFPQIQSVKEELYAHGAQYASMTGSGASVFGIFDQKPSHQFANVVWEGSL